The genomic stretch TCTACCTGCAGTCCGAGGCGTGGCGGCGGTCGCTGCTCGACGTCACCGGCATCTACAACCACTACTTCCACACCAAGGACATCTTCCTGTCCTTGCCGTACCAGCTCGCCACCGGCGATCCGTACTTCTTGCGGTTCGGCGAGTGGACCGCGCGCTACCACTACCCGCGCCGGCTGCCGTCCGAGGTCGAGCGCGCGGCCCTGCGCAAGAAGCTGGGCGCGCGCATCGCGGTCGGCGACGAGCTGGTGGTCATCAACGCCAACACCTCGCCCGATCTCGCGCCCGAGGCCCGCAAGTGGCCCGAGGACCGCTACGCCGAGCTGGCCGATCGGATCGTGGCCGAGCGGCCCCGGGCCCGGTGCCTGTTCATCGGCGCCCCCAGCGAGCGCGCGTACGTCGAGCGGGTCGTGGCCCAGGTCAAGACCCCGCGCGTGGTGGCCATCGCCGGCGACCTGTCGCTGCGCGAGCTGGTGACGCTGTTCGCCGAGGCCGCGCTGGTGGTGTCCAACGACAGCGGCCCGATGCACCTGGCGTGTCTGGTCGACGCGCCGATCGTCGGGCTGTTCTTCGCCGACTCGCCGGTCCTGTTCGCGCCGATCGGGACCCGGGTCCGGTCGGTGGTGCCGCCGCTGTACTCGATCCCGCTGTTCACCGTGTACAACGGCAAAGACATCTCGGTCGGACGGCCGTCGTCGGAGATCACCAACACCGCGGCCTGCACGGTGGCGGTCGACGACGTGATGACCCAGGTGGGTGAGGTCCTCGGGGTCGCGCTGCCGGCGCCGGCCCGCGCCCGGCTGGTGCCGTGACCGACCTCGTCGCCACCGCCCGGGCCGCGCTCGCCGATGGCGTGCGGGTGCGCCATGAGCTGATCGCCACCGAGCTGCCGGCGATCGTCGCCGCCGGCGAGCTGATCGCCGCGACCCTGGCCGCCGGCGGCAAGGTGCTCCTGTGCGGCAACGGCGGCTCGGCCGCCGACGCCCAGCACATCGCGGCCGAGCTGGTCGGGCGGTTCGTCGTCGAGCGACGCGCGCTGCCGGCGATCGCGCTGACCACCGACACCTCGGCGCTCACCGCCATCGGCAACGACTACGGCTATGACGTGGTGTTCAGCCGCCAGGTCGAGGCCCTCGGTCGGCCCGGCGACCTGCTGATCGCGATCACCACCAGCGGCGGCTCCCGGAACGTGGTCGCGGCGGTGGCCGCGGCCCGGGCCGCCGGCATGCAGGTCGTCGGGCTCACCGGCGCCCGCGGCCGAGACTTCATCGCCACCTGCGACGCCGGCGTCGCGGTGCCGTCGGGCGAGACCGCGCGCATCCAGGAGTGCCACATCGCGATCGGCCACGTCTGGTGCGAGCTGGTCGACACCGACCACGGCGGCGCGCGCGTCCCAGCCAGCGGCGACGGCCGGGTGACCGCGTCGGCCAAGGAGTACGGCCTGGCCGAGCTGATCGAGTTCCGGGCCCGGTGCCGGCAGAGCAAGCGCGCCGTGGCGTGGACCAACGGCGTGTTCGACGTGCTCCACGTCGGGCACCTGCAGTCGCTGCGGGCCGCCCGCGGCTTCGCCGACGTGCTGATCGTCGGGGTCAACAGCGACGCCTCGGTCCGCGGCAACAAGGGCCCGAGCCGGCCGATCTTCCCCGCGGCCGAGCGGGTCGAGCTGCTGGCCGCGCTCGAGTGCGTCGACGCGATCACCGTGTTCGACGCGGCCACGCCGGTCGACGTGCTGACGGCGGTGCGCCCCGACGTCCACGTCAAGGGCGCCGACTACGCGCCGCCCGACGGCAAGCCCATCCCCGAGGCGGAGCTGGTGCGCAGCTGGGGCGGGCGGGTCGAGTTCGTGCCGCTGGTGCCCGGGCGCTCGTCGACCGACACCCTGGCCCGGCTCCTGGCCGAGTGACCCGGGCGCTGTTCCTCGATCGCGACGGCACGCTGATCGTCGACGTCGGCTACCCGCGCGACCCCGACGCCGTGGAGCTGTTGCCGGGCGCGGCGGCCACCCTGGCCGCGCTGCCGGCCGACGTCGCGCTGGTGATCGTCACCAACCAGTCCGGCCTGGCACGCGGCCTGGTCACCCCGGCCGAGGCCGCGGCGGTGCAGGCCGAGGTCGAGCGGCAGTTCGCGGCGGCCGGCGTGCGCTTCGCCGGGGTCTACGTGTGCCCCCACGGTCCCGACGACGGCTGCCCCTGCCGCAAGCCGGCCCCCGGCATGCTGCGCGACGCCGCCCGGGACCTCGGCCTCGACCTCGGTCGTTCGCTGATGATCGGCGACAAGGCCGCCGACGTCGCCGCCGGTCGCGCCGCCGGGTGCGCGGTAACCCTGCGCTTCGCCGAGGCTTCGGGCCCCAACGTCGACGTGGTTGGCTGGCCGGCCGCCGGCGCCACGCTGGCCGCGTTCTTCGCGGCGTGATCCGCAACGGTCAGCGAACCCCGGCGCCGACGCGGGCGACGCGCAACTCGGTGCCGGCGATCAACACGACGATATCGGGTGCACCGGGCGCGTCGACGACTCGCCGCGCGGCCTCAAGCGCGGCTGGAGGCACCGCGTAGGTGACCTGCTGCCATCCGGCCACCAACCGCTGCTCGCCGAGATCCACGCCGTTGAGTTGGACCCGCAGCCGCCCTTCCCCCGCCGACCACACCGCGACATCCACCACCGCTTCGGCACCAACGACGTGGAGCTGGACGGCACCGCGCGCTTCATGGCCTGCCGGCACATCGACGAGGCCCTGCATGGTGAAGCGCACGTCCGCGACCTCGTGACCGCTCAACGCCGCCGCGGCGACCCCATCGGCGCCGACCGTCGCCGGCCCGAGCCCGTACAGCTTGTAGCGGACCGCCTGCGGATCGCCGAGATCGACCGTCGACACGTCATCGGTGATCGGCGTGGCCCAGCCCCGATCGCCGATGGCGGGATCGATGCGGTACACGCGGAACGGCCCACGCACGAACTCGAGCGTGCCTCGCGCCTCGATCGCCTCCATCAGGTCGTCATCTGTCTGGCTCAAGCGTTTGCGGATCTTGGCGCGGTTCGCGTACGGGCTGGCGATCCACG from Myxococcales bacterium encodes the following:
- a CDS encoding SIS domain-containing protein; amino-acid sequence: MTDLVATARAALADGVRVRHELIATELPAIVAAGELIAATLAAGGKVLLCGNGGSAADAQHIAAELVGRFVVERRALPAIALTTDTSALTAIGNDYGYDVVFSRQVEALGRPGDLLIAITTSGGSRNVVAAVAAARAAGMQVVGLTGARGRDFIATCDAGVAVPSGETARIQECHIAIGHVWCELVDTDHGGARVPASGDGRVTASAKEYGLAELIEFRARCRQSKRAVAWTNGVFDVLHVGHLQSLRAARGFADVLIVGVNSDASVRGNKGPSRPIFPAAERVELLAALECVDAITVFDAATPVDVLTAVRPDVHVKGADYAPPDGKPIPEAELVRSWGGRVEFVPLVPGRSSTDTLARLLAE
- a CDS encoding HAD-IIIA family hydrolase, whose product is MTRALFLDRDGTLIVDVGYPRDPDAVELLPGAAATLAALPADVALVIVTNQSGLARGLVTPAEAAAVQAEVERQFAAAGVRFAGVYVCPHGPDDGCPCRKPAPGMLRDAARDLGLDLGRSLMIGDKAADVAAGRAAGCAVTLRFAEASGPNVDVVGWPAAGATLAAFFAA
- a CDS encoding glycosyltransferase family 9 protein, which encodes MNVKLMRRIDGLVGNLLCTALAAGKELSRPFAGPPGPVRNIVVMKFFGMGSIVVASPALAALRDQFPGARLHFVTFKGNRDVLDILALTDVNHYIDPSTPASFTRSTLAVVRALRAARCELAVDLEFFAKFPLTLASLAGIPRKAGFYLQSEAWRRSLLDVTGIYNHYFHTKDIFLSLPYQLATGDPYFLRFGEWTARYHYPRRLPSEVERAALRKKLGARIAVGDELVVINANTSPDLAPEARKWPEDRYAELADRIVAERPRARCLFIGAPSERAYVERVVAQVKTPRVVAIAGDLSLRELVTLFAEAALVVSNDSGPMHLACLVDAPIVGLFFADSPVLFAPIGTRVRSVVPPLYSIPLFTVYNGKDISVGRPSSEITNTAACTVAVDDVMTQVGEVLGVALPAPARARLVP